One window from the genome of Sesamum indicum cultivar Zhongzhi No. 13 linkage group LG15, S_indicum_v1.0, whole genome shotgun sequence encodes:
- the LOC110013188 gene encoding cysteine--tRNA ligase 2, cytoplasmic-like: MSAYYLTHTFDIHGGGMDLIFPHHENEIAQSCAACSGSKVNYWIHNGFVTANDEKMSKSLGNFFTIREVTKLYHPLALRHFLLGTHYRSPVNYSISQIEISSEAVFYIYQTLQDCEESVSSLKEESATNAKVRISPAAQECISKLHKEFEAKLADDLHTPSIINAALQEALRFINSSVNTLKKKQQQQQQLSTVKSLVDLEKQVREVLDVLGLLPSLSYAEVLQQLKDKALKRAGLTEAEIFHAIEERTEARKNKEFSRSDQIRSDLAAKGIALMDMGKETVWRPCVPVQQEQPRVPAQQEKLGAPGEQQNHPRPAEKPQSVVPADKQQ; the protein is encoded by the exons ATGAGTGCTTATTACTTGACACATACATTTGATATTCATGGTGGTGGGATGGATTTGATTTTTCCTCATCATGAAAATGAGATTGCTCAGAGTTGTGCTGCTTGCTCAGGGAGTAAAGTTAATTACTGGATACATAATGGTTTTGTTACGGCAAATGATGAGAAAATGTCTAAATCACTGGGTAACTTTTTCACCATTCGTGAG GTTACAAAATTATACCACCCACTTGCGTTGAGGCATTTCCTGCTGGGAACTCACTATCGTTCTCCTGTCAATTATTCAATATCACAGATAGAAATTTCTTCAGAAGCTgttttctatatatatcaG ACTTTGCAAGATTGTGAAGAGTCAGTATCCTCACTGAAAGAAGAAAGTGCAACAAATGCCAAAGTCCGCATCAGCCCCGCTGCTCAAGAATGTATCAGTAAGCTGCATAAAGAATTTGAGGCAAAATTGGCTGATGATTTGCACACACCATCTATCATAAATGCTGCTCTTCAAGAAGCTTTGAGATTTATCAACAGTTCTGTAAACACGCTCAAG aagaagcagcagcagcagcagcagttaTCCACTGTTAAGTCTCTTGTTGATCTAGAGAAGCAAGTCAGAGAAGTCCTGGATGTTCTTGGATTACTTCCCAGTTTGAGTTACGCTGAG GTTTTGCAACAACTGAAAGATAAAGCTTTGAAAAGGGCAGGATTGACTGAAGCTGAAATTTTTCATGCAATTGAGGAAAGAACGGAAGCCCGGAAAAACAAAGAGTTCTCAAGAAGTGATCAGATCAGGAGTGATCTTGCTGCTAAGGGAATTGCCTTAATGGACATGGGAAAGGAAACTGTTTGGAGGCCTTGTGTTCCTGTGCAACAAGAACAGCCAAGAGTGCCAGCTCAACAGGAGAAACTTGGCGCTCCAGGTGAACAACAGAACCATCCTCGGCCAGCTGAAAAGCCTCAGTCTGTCGTACCAGCTGATAAACAGCAGTAG
- the LOC105178149 gene encoding protein ANTHESIS POMOTING FACTOR 1 isoform X2: MAGGQPEREDKVSLELTEEILQSMEVGMAFRDYNGRISSMDFHKTSSYLVTASDDESIRLYDVASATCLKTINSKKYGVDLVSFTSHPTTVIYSSKNGWDESLRLLSLHDNKYLRYFKGHHDRVVSLSLCSRKDCFISGSLDRTVLLWDQRAEKCQGLLRVQGRPAAAYDDQGLVFAIAFGGYIRMFDARKYEKGPFDIFSLGGDMSEANVVKFSNDGRLMLLTTSNGHIHVLDSFRGTLLSTYNVKPISSNSTLEASFSPEGMFVISGSGDGSVYAWSVRSGKEVASWMSTEAEPPVIKWAPGSLMFVTGSSELSFWIPDLSKLAAYVGRK, translated from the exons ATGGCGG GAGGTCAGCCGGAGAGAGAAGACAAAGTATCCTTGGAACTCACCGAAGAAATTCTTCAGAGCATGGAAGTTGGAATGGCTTTCCGCGATTAC AATGGAAGAATTAGTTCGATGGATTTCCATAAGACCTCAAGTTATTTGGTTACTGCTAGCGATGATGAATCCATTCGCCTGTACGATGTTGCTAGTGCAAC ATGTCTGAAGACAATCAACAGTAAAAAATATGGGGTGGATCTAGTTAGCTTTACCTCTCATCCTACAACTGTTATTTACTCGTCAAAGAATGGCTGGGATG AATCACTACGGCTTCTCTCATTGCATGACAACAAATACTTGAGGTACTTCAAAGGTCATCATGACAG GGTTGTTTCCCTTAGTCTCTGCTCTAGAAAAGATTGTTTCATTTCTGGTTCTCTTGATCGAACTGTTTTGCTTTGGGACCAAAGAGCAGAGAAATGTCAG GGTCTTCTACGTGTTCAAGGGAGACCGGCTGCAGCTTATGATGACCAGGGACTTGTCTTTGCCATTGCGTTTGGAGGATACATAAGAATGTTTGATGCTCGCAAATATGAAAAG GGCCCTTTCGACATATTTTCTCTTGGTGGAGATATGTCGGAAGCTAATGTTGTGAAATTCAGTAATGATGGGAGACTTATGCTCTTGACGACGTCAAATGGGCATATTCACGTGCTTGATTCCTTCCGTGGCACCCTT TTATCAACATATAATGTCAAGCCCATTTCAAGCAATTCTACTTTGGAGGCGTCTTTCAGCCCCGAGGGAATGTTTGTCATATCAG GTTCTGGGGATGGTAGTGTTTATGCTTGGAGTGTTCGGAGCGGCAAAGAA GTTGCCAGTTGGATGAGCACTGAAGCTGAACCACCTGTAATCAAATGGGCTCCTGGAAGCTTAATGTTTGTGACTGGTTCTTCTGAGTTATCCTTTTGGATTCCAGACTTATCTAAATTAGCAGCTTATGTTGGAAGGAAGTAG
- the LOC105178149 gene encoding protein ANTHESIS POMOTING FACTOR 1 isoform X1 encodes MAGGQPEREDKVSLELTEEILQSMEVGMAFRDYNGRISSMDFHKTSSYLVTASDDESIRLYDVASATCLKTINSKKYGVDLVSFTSHPTTVIYSSKNGWDESLRLLSLHDNKYLRYFKGHHDRVVSLSLCSRKDCFISGSLDRTVLLWDQRAEKCQGLLRVQGRPAAAYDDQGLVFAIAFGGYIRMFDARKYEKGPFDIFSLGGDMSEANVVKFSNDGRLMLLTTSNGHIHVLDSFRGTLLSTYNVKPISSNSTLEASFSPEGMFVISETGPENL; translated from the exons ATGGCGG GAGGTCAGCCGGAGAGAGAAGACAAAGTATCCTTGGAACTCACCGAAGAAATTCTTCAGAGCATGGAAGTTGGAATGGCTTTCCGCGATTAC AATGGAAGAATTAGTTCGATGGATTTCCATAAGACCTCAAGTTATTTGGTTACTGCTAGCGATGATGAATCCATTCGCCTGTACGATGTTGCTAGTGCAAC ATGTCTGAAGACAATCAACAGTAAAAAATATGGGGTGGATCTAGTTAGCTTTACCTCTCATCCTACAACTGTTATTTACTCGTCAAAGAATGGCTGGGATG AATCACTACGGCTTCTCTCATTGCATGACAACAAATACTTGAGGTACTTCAAAGGTCATCATGACAG GGTTGTTTCCCTTAGTCTCTGCTCTAGAAAAGATTGTTTCATTTCTGGTTCTCTTGATCGAACTGTTTTGCTTTGGGACCAAAGAGCAGAGAAATGTCAG GGTCTTCTACGTGTTCAAGGGAGACCGGCTGCAGCTTATGATGACCAGGGACTTGTCTTTGCCATTGCGTTTGGAGGATACATAAGAATGTTTGATGCTCGCAAATATGAAAAG GGCCCTTTCGACATATTTTCTCTTGGTGGAGATATGTCGGAAGCTAATGTTGTGAAATTCAGTAATGATGGGAGACTTATGCTCTTGACGACGTCAAATGGGCATATTCACGTGCTTGATTCCTTCCGTGGCACCCTT TTATCAACATATAATGTCAAGCCCATTTCAAGCAATTCTACTTTGGAGGCGTCTTTCAGCCCCGAGGGAATGTTTGTCATATCAG AGACTGGACCGGAGAACCTCTGA